In the genome of Flavobacterium panacagri, one region contains:
- a CDS encoding class I SAM-dependent methyltransferase, which translates to MLEIIVHPDSHFKLKEITSDFYIFEDSSKLPIHNGTPVLFGAESIFNQDDIVNSKVTTQDRSHLDTSNIKNYVRRRLLPSLCKDFNLDKRYEVFRKLIPAGGRILILGAGEKINYYKSIFPDCQVITSDVHNQFNPDFIFDGHFIPFTDNSFDAVLAAQVIEHTINPWKFCAELQRIVKVGGVLQIEAPQSFPYHAEPYDFFRFTFTGMRSLFPECAVVKAEITEGNAANLAVTMSNYFVNLSSKKLIRSSWLFLTRIMFGWLKYLDKLEGLPNRRNVSMPKGYAFTFRKDNTKRNSKDMLQEFYNLKK; encoded by the coding sequence ATGTTAGAAATTATAGTACATCCAGATTCTCATTTCAAACTAAAAGAGATCACCAGTGATTTTTATATTTTTGAGGATAGCTCTAAACTCCCAATTCACAACGGAACTCCTGTATTATTTGGTGCAGAATCAATCTTTAATCAAGATGATATTGTTAATTCTAAGGTTACGACACAAGATAGATCTCATTTAGATACTTCTAACATTAAGAACTACGTTAGAAGGAGATTACTTCCGTCCCTTTGCAAAGATTTTAATTTAGATAAGAGATATGAAGTATTTAGGAAATTAATTCCAGCAGGCGGTAGAATACTAATATTGGGTGCTGGCGAGAAAATAAATTATTATAAAAGTATCTTTCCAGATTGCCAAGTGATTACTTCAGATGTTCATAATCAGTTTAATCCTGATTTTATTTTTGACGGCCATTTTATTCCTTTTACCGATAACTCTTTTGATGCCGTTTTAGCGGCACAAGTTATTGAGCATACTATTAATCCTTGGAAGTTTTGCGCCGAACTTCAAAGAATTGTTAAAGTTGGTGGTGTACTTCAAATAGAGGCTCCTCAAAGTTTTCCATATCATGCTGAGCCGTATGATTTTTTTAGATTTACTTTTACAGGAATGAGAAGCTTGTTTCCTGAATGTGCTGTAGTAAAAGCAGAAATAACAGAAGGCAATGCCGCTAATCTTGCTGTTACAATGTCAAATTATTTTGTAAACTTAAGCTCAAAAAAACTAATTAGAAGTTCTTGGCTGTTCTTAACGAGGATTATGTTTGGATGGCTTAAATATTTAGATAAATTAGAAGGTTTGCCAAACAGAAGAAATGTTTCTATGCCAAAAGGGTACGCTTTTACTTTTAGAAAAGATAATACCAAAAGAAATTCAAAAGATATGTTGCAGGAGTTTTATAATTTAAAAAAATAG
- a CDS encoding exostosin domain-containing protein, whose protein sequence is MANFCFTDAISEADVAIFPVDIISFLKNDKINFFNDWIAMVSKYDLPIWIYAAGDFGFSSEIFNVTTFRLGGFKSKLNTSTNIIPSFINDPYKEVLKNDFFLLPKKEQPNIGFVGNANGSFLKICKEFVLYAKRNLINILKKSPEDYHPFYPSGWKRFKLLQKIVNESKIESNFIFRKKYRAQGKNAGSKEDTTLEFFNNIQNNLYVFCLRGNGNFSVRFYEALIMGRIPVLVDTDVKLPLENIIDWKQHCLIVSENSIIEDLIYFHESKTQEELKEIQKKNRKLVLEKLNRIDYFIQISNEYLRNK, encoded by the coding sequence ATGGCAAATTTTTGTTTTACAGATGCAATTTCAGAGGCTGATGTTGCAATTTTTCCAGTTGATATTATTTCTTTCCTGAAAAATGATAAAATTAATTTTTTCAATGATTGGATTGCGATGGTGTCAAAATATGATCTTCCCATTTGGATATACGCGGCAGGTGATTTCGGATTTAGTTCAGAAATATTTAATGTTACAACATTTCGCCTCGGAGGTTTTAAATCAAAACTTAATACTTCAACGAATATTATACCTTCATTTATTAATGATCCTTATAAAGAAGTACTAAAAAACGACTTTTTTTTATTGCCAAAAAAGGAACAGCCCAATATTGGTTTTGTTGGAAATGCAAACGGATCCTTCTTGAAAATTTGCAAGGAATTTGTTTTATATGCTAAAAGGAATTTGATCAATATACTGAAGAAAAGCCCTGAAGACTACCATCCGTTTTATCCTTCAGGCTGGAAAAGATTTAAGCTTTTACAAAAAATAGTAAATGAGAGTAAAATTGAAAGTAATTTTATTTTTAGAAAAAAATACAGAGCTCAAGGCAAAAATGCAGGTTCTAAAGAAGATACCACATTAGAGTTTTTTAATAATATTCAAAACAATTTATATGTTTTTTGCTTGAGAGGAAATGGGAATTTCTCTGTTCGTTTTTATGAAGCTTTAATAATGGGGAGAATTCCAGTTTTAGTTGATACAGATGTAAAGTTACCTTTGGAAAATATAATTGACTGGAAACAGCATTGCTTAATAGTTTCAGAAAATTCTATAATTGAGGATTTAATCTATTTTCATGAATCAAAGACCCAAGAAGAATTGAAAGAAATACAAAAAAAGAATAGAAAATTGGTTTTAGAAAAATTAAATAGGATTGATTATTTTATTCAGATAAGTAACGAATATTTAAGAAATAAATGA
- a CDS encoding glycosyltransferase family 2 protein, which translates to MIIVYHENNKVVEIDYNGESKSIPQNNIAETLFEIAADHRDSLIVWCHTKLKSNLNSKRFDEVFHHNKIMASYNPGERSFLSDAIGYVEDSPFLKINKKVSYPTWQMSSAVGGIHASILNVLKEEIKKDRNFDYFLLSFAKLAMPNGVFCYSEPKLLNNLLEIIPINASNSFLLFRFVKQHYKMRWIFLLFLNLFLYERRISIGSLFVSIFYFRRKLDKNLSDTIQVQSINKTVDKSTIDVIIPTIGRKQFLYDVLKDLSQQSHLPKNVIIIEQNPSQDSESELDYLNMESWPFTIKHTFTRQAGACNARNLALAEVESEWVFLNDDDNRFDSDLIEKVLEKASLYGVNCVTTSYLQKKEILKFSIIHQSGIFGSGNSFLKSDFLNVVSFNKALEFGYGEDTDFGLQLRNLGVDIIYFPDLSILHLKAPMGGFRNKFVFPWEQKGESPKPSPNIMYVKSKYSTKQQLLGYKTVLFFKLNKLNIFDVSKFNTSWKLSVKWSKTLEK; encoded by the coding sequence ATGATTATTGTTTATCATGAAAATAATAAAGTAGTCGAGATTGATTATAACGGAGAAAGTAAATCTATCCCGCAAAACAATATTGCTGAGACGTTATTTGAAATAGCAGCTGATCATCGAGATAGTTTGATTGTTTGGTGTCATACAAAACTAAAATCTAATTTAAATAGTAAGCGTTTTGATGAGGTTTTCCACCATAACAAAATTATGGCATCTTATAATCCAGGAGAAAGATCTTTTTTATCAGATGCAATTGGTTATGTTGAGGATTCTCCATTTTTGAAAATTAACAAAAAAGTTAGTTATCCAACATGGCAGATGAGCAGTGCTGTAGGAGGTATTCACGCTTCTATTCTAAACGTCTTAAAAGAAGAGATTAAAAAAGATCGAAATTTTGATTACTTTCTGCTTTCTTTCGCAAAATTGGCCATGCCGAATGGGGTGTTTTGTTATTCTGAGCCTAAGCTGTTAAATAATCTTTTAGAAATAATTCCAATTAATGCTTCGAATTCATTTCTTTTATTTCGTTTTGTTAAGCAGCATTATAAGATGCGTTGGATATTTTTATTGTTTCTGAATTTGTTTTTATACGAAAGGAGAATATCGATAGGATCTCTTTTTGTGAGTATTTTTTATTTTAGGCGAAAGCTGGATAAAAATTTATCCGATACAATTCAAGTTCAATCAATAAACAAAACCGTTGATAAAAGTACTATAGATGTTATCATTCCAACGATTGGGAGAAAACAATTTTTGTACGATGTATTAAAAGATTTATCACAGCAAAGCCACTTGCCCAAAAATGTTATAATTATAGAGCAAAACCCAAGTCAAGACAGTGAATCAGAACTTGATTATTTAAACATGGAGAGCTGGCCATTTACTATAAAGCATACTTTTACAAGACAAGCCGGTGCCTGTAATGCAAGGAATTTGGCTTTGGCAGAAGTCGAAAGCGAGTGGGTATTTTTGAATGACGACGATAATCGATTTGATTCAGATTTGATTGAGAAAGTTTTAGAAAAAGCATCATTATATGGAGTGAATTGCGTGACAACGTCTTATCTTCAAAAAAAAGAAATCTTAAAATTCAGTATAATTCATCAATCTGGAATTTTTGGTTCTGGAAATAGTTTTCTAAAATCAGATTTTTTAAACGTTGTTTCTTTTAATAAAGCGCTAGAATTTGGTTATGGCGAAGACACCGATTTTGGTTTGCAACTTCGAAATTTAGGTGTCGATATAATCTATTTTCCAGATTTAAGTATTCTGCATCTCAAAGCGCCAATGGGAGGATTTAGAAATAAATTTGTATTTCCTTGGGAACAAAAAGGGGAATCTCCTAAACCTTCTCCGAATATAATGTACGTTAAATCAAAGTACTCAACGAAACAGCAGTTATTGGGATACAAAACAGTTTTATTTTTTAAACTTAATAAACTTAATATTTTTGATGTTTCAAAATTTAATACGAGCTGGAAGTTAAGTGTAAAATGGTCTAAGACATTAGAAAAGTAA
- a CDS encoding glycosyltransferase family 4 protein: protein MHIAFLTPEFPHAKTTNSGGLGTSIKNLVESLVKADIQVTVFVYGQKNHEIIKESNLEIHLIKNKKYKFFGWFFHRKHIEQYCNSIIKKKGIDLIEAPDWTGITAFMKFKIPLVIRFHGSDTYFCHLENRKQKIKNFWFEKLATKGAKAFIAPTSFAGEVSKKLFKIEHKEIATIHYGLSLSNFENDNPKEFEKNLILYIGTIIRKKGVLALPEIFNKVRIEVPDAKLVLIGVDSFDIKTNSNSTWELMKDLFNQQDLKQVDYLGKIPYEEVQKYIRKANICVFPTFAETLGMVTIESMAMQKAVVNSNIGWAQELIVDQESGFLVHPSNHDDFSNRIIQLLQSDLLCQEIGKKARTRVEAKFDINTLVHENIEFYKKIINPNKSQ, encoded by the coding sequence ATGCATATTGCTTTTTTGACACCAGAGTTTCCTCATGCCAAGACTACAAATTCTGGTGGTTTAGGTACTAGCATAAAAAATTTAGTGGAGTCTCTTGTTAAAGCAGATATCCAAGTGACGGTATTTGTTTATGGGCAGAAGAATCACGAAATTATTAAAGAAAGTAATCTTGAGATTCATTTAATTAAAAATAAAAAGTATAAATTTTTTGGCTGGTTTTTCCATCGAAAACACATAGAGCAATATTGTAATTCGATTATCAAAAAAAAAGGAATTGATCTTATTGAAGCACCAGATTGGACAGGAATTACAGCCTTTATGAAATTTAAAATTCCGCTTGTGATTCGTTTTCATGGAAGTGACACTTATTTTTGTCACTTAGAAAATAGAAAACAGAAAATTAAAAATTTTTGGTTTGAAAAATTAGCGACCAAAGGAGCAAAGGCTTTTATTGCCCCAACAAGTTTCGCAGGAGAAGTTTCAAAAAAACTATTTAAAATAGAACATAAAGAGATTGCAACGATTCATTATGGATTAAGTCTCTCAAATTTTGAAAATGATAATCCTAAAGAATTTGAAAAAAATCTCATTTTATACATTGGTACAATCATTAGAAAAAAAGGAGTCTTAGCGCTGCCAGAAATTTTTAATAAAGTTCGTATTGAGGTTCCTGATGCAAAATTAGTTTTAATTGGAGTAGATTCTTTTGATATTAAAACAAACTCAAATTCAACATGGGAGTTGATGAAAGATTTGTTTAATCAACAAGACTTGAAACAGGTAGATTATTTGGGGAAAATTCCATACGAAGAAGTACAAAAGTACATAAGAAAAGCAAATATTTGTGTGTTTCCTACTTTCGCAGAGACTTTAGGAATGGTAACAATAGAATCTATGGCCATGCAAAAAGCAGTAGTGAATAGTAATATAGGCTGGGCACAGGAACTAATTGTAGATCAAGAAAGTGGTTTTTTGGTTCATCCTTCAAATCATGATGATTTTTCTAATAGAATTATTCAGTTATTACAAAGTGATTTACTTTGCCAAGAAATAGGAAAAAAAGCTAGAACTAGAGTAGAAGCTAAATTTGATATTAATACTTTGGTGCACGAGAATATTGAATTTTATAAGAAAATAATCAATCCAAACAAAAGCCAATAA
- a CDS encoding glycosyltransferase → MRVVQIIDSLEVGGAERMAVNYANSLAEKNQFSGLVATRNEGLLLDQVNQNVSYLFLKKKTVIDLKAIFRLRNYLKKNRVQIIQAHSSSFFIAVLAKITMPRIKIVWHDHYGISQDLASRKNIALKLASYLFLGIIAVNEDLKSWAFVYLNCPNVVCFPNFITASGAASNKIILKGEDNKRIICVANLRPQKNHELLINGAAVIHQKFPDWTFHLVGKDFHDRYSSNLLERVKELKLSEIVFFYGAVNNSRDLLKQSEIAVLTSLSEGLPLAVLEYGLAGLPVVATNVGEISKIITSEQEGFVIDSNNLNQFVNSIQILIEEEETRRAMGRKLNFFVEQNFGKQSILREYNAWLNSLSTFID, encoded by the coding sequence ATGAGAGTTGTACAAATTATAGATTCATTGGAAGTTGGCGGTGCAGAACGAATGGCGGTCAATTATGCTAATTCACTTGCTGAAAAAAATCAATTTTCGGGATTAGTAGCGACTAGAAATGAAGGATTACTTTTAGATCAAGTCAATCAAAATGTATCGTACTTATTCTTGAAAAAAAAGACGGTTATCGATCTAAAAGCTATTTTTAGATTAAGAAATTATCTAAAAAAGAATCGGGTTCAAATAATTCAAGCGCATAGTTCATCATTTTTTATTGCGGTTTTAGCAAAGATTACGATGCCAAGAATTAAAATTGTCTGGCATGATCATTATGGAATTTCACAGGATTTAGCTTCCAGGAAAAATATAGCATTAAAACTTGCATCTTATTTGTTTTTAGGAATTATTGCAGTAAATGAAGATTTAAAAAGCTGGGCTTTTGTCTATTTAAATTGCCCCAATGTAGTTTGCTTTCCAAATTTTATAACTGCATCTGGTGCTGCTTCAAATAAGATAATACTTAAAGGGGAAGATAATAAAAGAATAATTTGTGTTGCAAATCTGAGGCCTCAAAAAAATCACGAATTATTGATAAATGGAGCGGCAGTAATACATCAGAAATTTCCAGATTGGACTTTTCACTTAGTTGGTAAGGATTTTCATGATAGGTATAGTTCAAATCTTCTAGAAAGAGTTAAAGAGCTAAAGCTTTCTGAAATCGTATTTTTTTATGGAGCAGTAAACAACAGTAGAGATTTATTAAAACAGTCCGAAATTGCTGTTTTGACTTCTTTATCAGAAGGACTTCCTTTAGCTGTTCTAGAATATGGATTAGCCGGACTTCCTGTTGTTGCAACAAATGTGGGAGAGATTTCAAAAATTATTACTTCAGAACAGGAAGGTTTTGTAATTGATTCGAATAATTTAAATCAGTTTGTAAATTCTATTCAGATTTTGATTGAAGAAGAAGAAACAAGAAGAGCAATGGGCAGAAAATTGAATTTTTTTGTTGAACAGAATTTCGGTAAACAATCAATTCTTAGAGAATATAATGCATGGTTAAATTCTTTGAGTACTTTTATCGACTAA
- a CDS encoding UDP-glycosyltransferase yields the protein MKKKIFIFFPDGVGLRNFAFTKFKEIGEDKGYQITYWNNTVFSLKEQLGFDEVKIENHKTHPLTPLYSRIRKHIELNVSQKKFDDKVYETYKFPFSYNGLKNILRTLFIRTLIVLNSSENGILRIRKRINALERSTSKYHYCKEQLQEHKPDLVFCTTQRATQSISALLAAKDLKIPVVAFVYSWDNVPKAMQVVEADYYFVWSDLMKEEVLKYYPFVKESQVFVTGTPQFEPHYDINLSKSREAFFNENNLDVSKRYICFSGDDETTSPLDQYYLEDLAKAVRSLNSKGENLGIIYRKCPVDTTTRYSTVLESYKDVIAVLDPLWKPAGKNWNEILPTKEDLGLLHNVCAHSELVTNVCSSTVFDFVAHDKPCIYFNYEQPQLKKGIRDIGQNYKYVHFRSMPSQQAAVFCTNKNDLENQLKQILDQKLTNVPDGKKWYEIVAGKNPTQASLTIWDTIGKCLIK from the coding sequence ATGAAAAAAAAAATATTTATCTTTTTTCCTGATGGCGTTGGGCTTCGAAATTTTGCTTTTACAAAATTTAAAGAAATAGGAGAAGACAAAGGGTATCAAATCACGTATTGGAATAATACTGTTTTTTCTCTAAAAGAGCAGTTAGGATTTGATGAGGTTAAAATCGAAAACCATAAAACACATCCTTTAACGCCTCTTTATTCTAGAATTAGAAAACATATCGAACTTAATGTTTCTCAAAAGAAATTCGATGACAAGGTTTATGAAACCTATAAATTTCCTTTTAGTTACAATGGTTTGAAAAATATATTACGTACTTTATTTATTAGAACATTAATTGTTTTAAATTCTTCAGAAAATGGAATTCTGAGGATTAGAAAACGCATCAATGCCCTAGAGCGTTCGACTTCTAAGTATCACTATTGCAAAGAACAATTGCAGGAACATAAACCGGATCTGGTTTTTTGTACCACTCAAAGGGCAACGCAGTCTATAAGCGCATTACTGGCAGCCAAAGATCTTAAAATTCCAGTAGTAGCTTTTGTATATTCTTGGGATAATGTTCCTAAGGCAATGCAGGTTGTCGAAGCTGATTATTACTTTGTATGGAGCGATTTAATGAAAGAAGAAGTATTAAAATATTATCCTTTCGTAAAAGAGTCTCAGGTTTTTGTGACAGGTACTCCTCAATTTGAACCTCATTATGACATTAACCTATCGAAGAGCAGAGAGGCTTTTTTTAATGAAAATAATCTAGACGTTTCTAAAAGATATATTTGTTTTTCTGGCGATGACGAAACAACGTCACCACTCGATCAGTACTATTTGGAGGATTTAGCAAAAGCCGTACGTAGTTTAAATTCAAAAGGAGAGAATTTAGGTATTATTTATCGTAAATGTCCAGTAGACACGACAACAAGATACAGCACAGTTTTGGAGTCTTATAAAGATGTTATTGCTGTACTTGACCCTTTATGGAAACCTGCTGGTAAAAACTGGAATGAAATTTTACCAACAAAGGAAGATTTAGGTTTATTACATAACGTTTGTGCGCACTCAGAATTAGTAACAAATGTTTGTTCATCGACCGTTTTTGATTTTGTAGCTCACGACAAACCTTGTATTTATTTCAATTACGAACAGCCTCAATTAAAAAAAGGGATAAGAGACATTGGACAAAACTATAAATATGTTCATTTTAGAAGTATGCCGAGCCAGCAAGCAGCCGTTTTTTGTACAAATAAAAATGATTTAGAAAATCAGTTAAAGCAAATCTTAGATCAAAAACTAACGAATGTGCCAGATGGAAAAAAATGGTATGAAATTGTTGCTGGGAAAAATCCAACACAAGCTTCTTTAACAATTTGGGATACAATTGGTAAATGTTTAATTAAGTAA
- a CDS encoding glycosyltransferase, with the protein MKFTIITHVEHIKNEEKYFGYAPYVREMNIWVKYIDKLTLVAPLSSQKKAAEIDDYYKVQDISFKRIPSFNFINLSNTLISLFKLPLVFWKIFWAMKSADHIHLRCPGNAGLIGCFVQVLFPKKTKTAKYAGNWDPLSSQPWTYKLQKWILSNTLLTKNMQVLVYGDWENQSKNIRPFFTATYSESEKENIEKDDFADGIKFVFVGSLVTGKNPMYAIKLVERLLKNEYNATLDLYGEGAERSALEKYIQLNKIENHISLKGNRDKETLKRAYKESHFVILPSKSEGWPKAVAEGMFWGCIPISTNVSCVPFMLDYGKRGILLEMNLEKDIEQIEDMIVNKNTFFYKSQQALTWSQNYTTDVFEREITKLLIK; encoded by the coding sequence ATGAAGTTTACAATAATAACCCACGTAGAGCATATAAAAAATGAAGAAAAATATTTTGGATATGCGCCTTATGTTAGAGAAATGAATATTTGGGTTAAGTATATTGATAAACTAACTCTTGTTGCTCCTTTATCTTCCCAAAAAAAGGCAGCAGAGATTGATGATTATTATAAGGTTCAGGATATTAGTTTCAAACGGATTCCGAGTTTTAATTTTATAAACTTATCCAATACTTTAATTTCACTGTTTAAGTTACCCCTGGTTTTTTGGAAAATTTTTTGGGCAATGAAAAGTGCAGATCATATTCATTTGAGATGCCCAGGAAATGCAGGATTGATTGGGTGCTTTGTTCAGGTTCTTTTTCCTAAAAAAACTAAAACAGCAAAATATGCTGGCAATTGGGATCCTTTGAGCTCGCAGCCTTGGACTTACAAATTGCAAAAATGGATTTTGAGTAATACTTTATTAACCAAAAACATGCAGGTTTTAGTGTATGGAGATTGGGAAAATCAATCAAAAAATATAAGACCTTTTTTTACAGCTACTTATTCTGAATCTGAAAAAGAAAATATAGAGAAAGATGATTTTGCAGACGGAATTAAATTTGTTTTTGTTGGAAGTTTAGTGACGGGTAAAAATCCAATGTATGCCATTAAATTAGTTGAGAGATTACTAAAAAATGAATACAATGCGACATTAGATTTGTATGGAGAAGGAGCAGAAAGAAGTGCTCTAGAAAAGTATATACAGCTAAATAAAATAGAAAATCATATTTCTTTAAAAGGAAATCGGGATAAAGAAACTTTAAAAAGAGCTTATAAAGAAAGTCATTTCGTAATTTTACCTTCAAAAAGCGAAGGATGGCCGAAAGCCGTTGCGGAAGGAATGTTTTGGGGCTGTATTCCTATTTCTACAAATGTTTCATGTGTTCCCTTTATGTTAGATTATGGTAAACGAGGAATTTTACTCGAAATGAATTTAGAGAAAGATATAGAGCAGATCGAAGATATGATCGTAAATAAAAACACTTTTTTTTATAAAAGCCAGCAGGCATTAACATGGTCACAAAATTATACAACTGATGTTTTTGAAAGGGAAATTACCAAATTGCTTATTAAATGA
- a CDS encoding MBOAT family O-acyltransferase — protein MFFNSLTFAVFLPIVFFLYWFVFNKTKSTQNALLIVASYYFYSCWDWRFLFLLVFSTFLDYFTGIQIEKSNSDKSRKFWFWLSIIVNLGFLGIFKYYNFFAASFAEMFTSIGFKTSPILLNVILPVGISFYTFHGLSYVIDIYYKRIKAEYNFVDYSLFVSYFPLLVAGPIERATHLLPEIKVKREFDLEKAKDGVCQIVWGLVKKVVIADTCAVYGNAIFDHYPSMNSFSLILGAVYFAFQIYGDFSGYSDIALGVSKLFGLDLLRNFNYPYFSRDIAEFWRRWHISLSSWFRDYLYIPLGGSKGGLWMKIRNTFIIFIVSGFWHGANWTYIVWGFINAVYFLPLLLSNSNRNNMDSIVLKWNLDSLKVLFSILVTFSLTCVAWVFFRARTITDAVLYLKRIVTNREFVSQYLDNERYNYELLLMIGLFVWVEWNNRTKVEPISGKRSLLKMALAILAIIAFGTYSDYKEFIYFQF, from the coding sequence ATGTTTTTTAATTCCTTAACATTTGCAGTTTTTCTGCCAATCGTTTTTTTTCTGTATTGGTTCGTTTTCAATAAAACTAAAAGCACGCAAAATGCTTTGTTAATTGTTGCGAGTTATTATTTCTATTCCTGCTGGGATTGGAGATTTCTGTTTTTATTGGTATTCTCTACATTCTTAGATTATTTCACAGGAATTCAGATTGAGAAAAGCAATTCAGACAAAAGCCGGAAATTCTGGTTTTGGCTGAGTATTATAGTCAATTTAGGATTTTTGGGAATCTTTAAATATTACAATTTCTTTGCAGCTTCATTTGCAGAAATGTTTACCTCTATTGGATTTAAAACGAGCCCGATTTTATTAAATGTAATTCTGCCGGTCGGAATTTCATTCTACACTTTCCACGGTTTATCATATGTTATAGACATCTATTACAAAAGAATAAAAGCAGAATATAACTTTGTCGATTATTCTTTGTTTGTGAGCTATTTTCCGCTTCTTGTGGCTGGTCCTATTGAAAGAGCAACGCATCTATTGCCAGAAATAAAAGTTAAAAGAGAATTTGATCTTGAAAAAGCAAAAGATGGTGTTTGTCAAATAGTTTGGGGATTAGTTAAAAAAGTGGTCATTGCAGATACTTGTGCGGTGTATGGAAATGCAATTTTTGATCATTATCCTTCTATGAATTCCTTTTCATTGATTTTGGGAGCTGTTTATTTTGCTTTTCAGATTTATGGAGACTTTTCAGGATATTCAGATATTGCACTTGGGGTTTCAAAATTATTTGGTTTGGATTTATTGAGAAATTTCAATTATCCGTATTTCTCAAGAGATATTGCAGAGTTTTGGCGCCGCTGGCATATTTCACTTTCTTCTTGGTTTCGTGATTATCTTTACATTCCGTTGGGTGGAAGTAAAGGCGGACTTTGGATGAAAATTAGAAATACGTTTATCATTTTTATTGTAAGCGGTTTTTGGCATGGAGCTAATTGGACTTATATTGTTTGGGGATTTATAAATGCAGTTTATTTCCTTCCGTTATTACTTTCAAATAGCAATAGAAATAATATGGACTCCATTGTCTTAAAATGGAATTTAGATTCTCTAAAAGTACTATTTAGTATTCTAGTAACTTTTTCATTGACTTGTGTCGCCTGGGTGTTTTTTAGGGCAAGAACAATTACAGATGCTGTTTTATACTTAAAAAGAATAGTTACAAACAGAGAATTTGTTTCTCAATACTTAGACAACGAAAGATATAATTATGAATTACTGTTAATGATTGGACTATTTGTTTGGGTTGAATGGAATAACCGAACTAAAGTTGAACCAATTTCAGGGAAGAGAAGTTTGTTAAAAATGGCTTTAGCAATTCTGGCAATTATTGCTTTTGGAACATACTCGGATTATAAAGAATTTATTTATTTCCAATTTTAA
- a CDS encoding glycosyltransferase family 2 protein has translation MKFSLIVCTYMRPEPLLKLLISVRDQILYPSEIIIVDGSLDTKTKTILEENNFQNLNYFLISEENRGLTKQRNFGISKVDPSSEIVCFLDDDTVLESAYFENLLNTYSLFPEALGVGGYITNEVKWEKVSENYKANSKEFYYDGWKRNEGSRFVLRKKLNLDSDCPPGYSPSFSHARSVAFLPPSDKIYPAEILMGGVSSFRKSVFENFAFSNYFEGYGLYEDADFTLRVSKSGSLFINTSAKLKHFHEPSGRPNQYKYGKMVVLNGWYVWHVRNPKPTLKDRLKWHSITLLLIFLRSTNIVTTTKRNQAFTETIGRMMGWFQVLIKK, from the coding sequence ATGAAATTCTCTTTAATTGTTTGTACCTATATGCGTCCTGAACCATTGTTGAAATTATTAATATCGGTTCGGGATCAAATTTTGTATCCGAGTGAAATAATAATTGTAGATGGATCTTTGGATACTAAAACTAAAACTATTCTAGAAGAAAATAATTTTCAAAATTTGAACTATTTTTTGATTTCAGAAGAAAATCGTGGACTTACTAAACAACGAAATTTTGGAATTTCAAAAGTTGATCCGTCTAGTGAGATTGTATGTTTTTTAGACGATGATACTGTTTTGGAATCTGCATATTTTGAAAACCTTTTAAATACCTATTCTTTGTTTCCAGAAGCTTTAGGTGTAGGCGGTTATATCACAAATGAGGTTAAATGGGAAAAAGTATCAGAAAATTATAAGGCAAATAGTAAAGAGTTTTATTATGATGGCTGGAAACGAAATGAAGGAAGTCGTTTTGTACTTAGAAAAAAACTTAATTTAGACAGTGATTGTCCTCCAGGTTACTCTCCTTCATTCTCTCACGCCAGAAGTGTTGCATTTTTACCACCCAGCGATAAAATATATCCAGCTGAAATATTAATGGGAGGCGTTTCATCTTTTAGGAAGTCAGTCTTTGAAAATTTTGCTTTTTCAAATTATTTTGAAGGTTATGGATTGTATGAGGATGCAGATTTTACATTAAGAGTATCTAAGTCGGGGTCATTGTTTATTAATACTTCTGCAAAATTGAAGCACTTTCATGAACCTTCGGGTAGACCTAATCAATATAAATATGGGAAAATGGTTGTGTTAAATGGCTGGTATGTCTGGCATGTAAGAAATCCCAAACCAACGTTGAAAGATCGACTAAAATGGCATTCAATAACCTTACTTTTGATATTTCTAAGGTCTACCAATATAGTTACCACAACAAAAAGAAATCAGGCTTTTACTGAAACGATAGGAAGAATGATGGGATGGTTTCAGGTTTTAATAAAAAAATAA